CGAGCGCGTCGGGTCGTTTCGACGCAGCTCTTGGCCGTGGGCAACAGCTTGCCGGGATTGCAGAGGCCCGCAGGGTTGAACACGTCCCGAACTCGGGCCATGGCCTCAAGGTCCGCCTCGGTGAACATGCGCGGCATCATGTCGCGCTTCTCGACGCCGATCCCGTGCTCACCGGTGATGGATCCGCCCACGTCGAGGCAGGCTTCCAAGATCTCCTGGCCCGCGCTCCAGACCCGGCGGACCTGCTCGGGGTCCTTCTCGTCGAAGAGGATGATGGGGTGCAGGTTGCCATCCCCTGCGTGGAAGACGTTCGCGATCCGCACCTGGTGGCGAATGGCGATCTCGGCGATGCGCTTAAGGATCGCAGGCAGCTGCGATCGCGGGATGACCCCGTCCTGCGTCACCTTGCTGGGCGCGAGGCGCCCGACGCAGCCCACGGCCTTCTTTCGCGCCAGCCACAGCCGCGAGCGCTCCGCCTCGTCCTTGGCGAGCCGCACCTCGGTGGCACCCCGCGCCTGAAGGATCGTCACCGCCTCCTGCGCGGCGCGCGCAAGCCCGGCTTCGAGTCCATCCAACTCGACGATGAGCACCGCCTCGGCCTCCGTCGGAAGGCCTAGCCCGAAGGACGCTTCGACCGCCTGGATGATCGTGCGATCCATCATTTCAAGGGCTGCGGGCAGGACTCCTGCGGCGATAAGGGCGCTCACGGCCTCGGAGGCCGCCTCGACCGTATCGAAGACGGCGAGCATGGTACGAACCCCCGGCGGGATCGGCACGAGGCGTACCACCGCCTGGGTCACGATCCCGAAGGTCCCCTCGGAGCCAACCATCACGCCGCGCAGGTCGTACCCGACCACGTCGTCGGTCTGGCCGCCGAGGCAGACGACCTCGCCGTCGGGCAGGACCACTTCGAGCCCCATGACGTGGTTGGTCGTGACCCCGTACTTGAGGGTATGGGGCCCTCCCGAGTTCTCCGCCACATTGCCACCGATGGTGCAGGCCATCTGGCTGCTCGGGTCGGGCGCGTAACAAAGGCCGTCCGGCGTGCTCGCCTGCGTCAGGCGCAGGTTCACGAGCCCCGCCTCGACCGTGGCGCGTCGATTGCGCACGTCCAGGTTCATGATCCGCGTCATGCGGGTGAGGGCGATCATCACCCCGCCGTCTGGCGAGAGGCAGCCGCCCGAGAGACCGGTGCCCGCCCCGCGAGGCACGAAGGGAATCCCGTGGGCATGGCAGAGGCGCACCACCCCCGCAACCTGCTCGGTGGAGGTGGGCAGCACCACGACCCTGGGGGTGTTGCGTTCGAGGGTGAAGGCGTCGCAGTCGTACGCGAGCAGCTCTTCGGGACGGTGGAGAACCGCATCCCGGCCGCAGATGGCGACGAGAGCCGAAATGAGCGCGTCGCGCTTCACGCGGCGTCCCGCTTGGCGTCCAGGTGCGCGCGCACCAGGACGACGCCGACCACGACCGCCGAGATGGCCCCAAGCGGCGCGATGATGTAGAGCGACCAGATCATGAGCTTCAAGATGGTATCCATGGCCCTATTTTAGCGCACATGGGCCCATGAGCGCCCGCGGCCGCTTAAAGCCTATGGCTTCGCAGAGGGGGAGGCAGTGGGAGAAGGCGATGCAGTAGGCTTCACGCCCTGCTTGAGCGAGAAGGCGTAGTACTGCGAAGCGCCGTAGAAGTTATTGATGAAGCTGCTCTCTTGGCGGTCGTGGGCGCGCACGTTCACCGTCAGCTCCGGGAAGCGCATGATGCCCTTCGGGCCCTCCTGCACGAACTGGACGGCGTAGTAGTAGAGCCCTTCTTTCAGTCGGGTGTTGCGCGAGTCGTTCTCGTCGGGCATGTTCGCAGGCCCGCTGCCTTCGCTGGAGTAGCCGTTCCAGGGCACCGAGACCATGCCCGTGTTCGGGTCAGGGGCGGTCCAGGCCGAATACCAGAGGGGCTTGCGGCTCGAATCGTACTGATAGACCACAAAGCGGTACCGCGCGCGCTTGCTCGCGTCCGGGATCTGACCCGGCGCAAGGCCCGCGAACTCCCGGCCTTTGACGACGAAACGATCGTCATAGGTGATGAACTGGCCGGGCTCATGCCCCTCGACACCGTTCGCCTCACCACCGCTCACGCTCCAGTGATAAGGGAAAGCCTGGGTGTCCCAGTGGAGGTCGAGCTTGAACTCGAAGCGATCGTTTGCGGGCCGCGAGAACTCGTCGATCCGCACGACGTCCGACACGTAGAAGCCCACCATGTCGAGGCGGCTCCGACCGAGGGAGTCAGGTAGGCCGTAGTTGTCGAGATGGCCGTCGTTATAGACCAGATGATAGGTGCCTGCGGGCAGATCCTTGTACTCCATCACCCCGTTCGAGTTCATGAACTCGAAGTCCGGCGCCGTTCCACGATATTCGGGGGTCAGGTAGACGCGAACCGCCGGGTTGAGCATACCCTGCTTTCCAGAGACCCACTGGGCGGGAGGCGCGCCGTTGAAGGTGAGGGTGACGCGCGCCTTTAAGGGGGCGACGGGCCTCGGGGTGGGGGTCTTGTTCACGATGGGGGGCCCACCACCGGTGTTGCCGCCGCGATCGTAGCTGCCGGATCCACCGGCGCTGCCGGTGTTCTGGCCGTTGGTGATAGTCGGAGTGGCGATGGTGGTCGGCCGACGGCTGTAGCCGCCGGTGATGGTGGCCCCGCCAATCCCCATCGCCGACGGATCCGCGTCGGCGCATGCGGCGATCGCAAGCAGCAGCGGGGTGATTGCCCCCCACCAGCTCAAGCGCGTCGCTCGCATCATCCTCACTCCTTCTAGCAGGCGTACCATGTGCAATATGCCCGCTTGGCGGCCCTCTTGAAACTCCTGCTCGCATGCCGGGTACACGAGGCATGAACGCCCCTTCGATCGAGGCCCTCATGACCACCGCTCATCACGCAGCCCTGGCGCTCGTCTCCGACTTCCTCGAATCGCTCTACGAGCGGCAAGACCTCGCCCAGCACCTGGAGTGTTATCACCCGGACGCCTGGATTCCGCTTGGCGATGCGCTGACCAAGCGTGAAGCGCTGGATGCGGAAACCTACGAGGCAGCGCTCGTCGAACTGCTCGAAACGGCGCGCCCGGGAGCAGGCGGGACACCCGCCCGCTTTTCGATCGCAGGACAAGGTACACTCGAAGCCGACGGGAACGAAGCCGTGCTCGTTCTGCCGATGCGGGAGGTCACGAGTGATCGCCAATTCGAAGCCGCATTTCTGCTTCGTTCGCACGAAGGGGAATGGAAGCTCGTTGGCTGCTCGGTCCAGGGATCAAATGGCCCGTCGCCAACCCTATCGACCGTCGAGGCCCTGATTGCCGGCGAGCTTGCACAGGCCGGCGTCTTGAGCGAGCCATATGAGCTGCTGCTCACTCCCCTGGATCTTGCCTATCGACGGGCGTACCCCCTTGAGGACTCACGCCTTCTCACGCTCCCGGAGACGCGCTTCACCTGCCAGAACTCCGGTGAGTGCTGCAAGCCCTCGTGGGACATCCCGGTCCCTGCTGCCACGCACGATGCCCTCGATGCGGCGCCCTGGGAGGCGCTCGTTCCCGAAATTCCCCGCCCCTTCTTCGAGTTCGCCACGGCCATGAACGCGGGCGAACCTCACCGGATCGCCTCCCACGGCGGCACCTGCGCCTTCCATCGAGAGAGTGCCTGCACCCTGCATCGAACGCTCGGCTACTCGCCGATTCCAGTCTGTGCGACCTATCCGATCGGCTTCACGCGCACCCCCGAGGGCATCTGCGTCTGGACTTACTTCACCTGCCCGACCGCACGCGCGAACATCGGTGAGAAGCTCGAAGCGCGCGAGGCAGACATCACCGTGCGAGCGCGCATGTGGCGGCACGGCATGCTGAGCGTACCCGAGACGATCGCCCTCACCCAGGACTGCGCCGAGGTCCCCTACGACCTCTATGCGCGCATCGAGTCCTCCCTGCTTGATTTGCTCGGCGAGGCGAACCGGCCACTTTCCGAGCGCCTCCAGCGAATCCTGGGAGCGGGCGCCACCCTCTGCGAGCAGGCCGCACAAGGTCTGCTCACCCTTGAGACGGCTAGCGTTATCGCCGCCGAGGCTCAGGCGCTCTCAGGCGAGCCCATGCTAGCAAGCGACGGCCTTTCGCCCTACGGGATCGCCCTGTACCTCGTGCTTGCCAAGCACTTGCCAACCGTCCTCGAAGGGCTCGAACCCACCGAGCGCCTGACGCTTCACGAGCGCCTGCGCACGAGCGACGTTCGCTTCGTGGCCGACGAAGATCTCATGACTCGCTACGTGCGCCAGGTGCTCTTTCGCAAGAAGTACCTGGGCGAGTTCGGCCTCGTCGCCCACCTCAACACGGTCGCCTGGAGCGCCGCCCTGGTGCGCGACACAGCCCTCGCGCTGGCCTTGCAGGACGGCCGCGCGCTCACCCGCGACGAGGACGTGCAGCAGGCCATCAAGGCGGTGGAGCGATCGCTCACCAACGCCGAGTTGCTGGGCGAGGGAGTCCTGCGCCAGAGCGAATACGGGCCCCTATTGCAAGATCCCACCAGCGGGCTCGTCTGAGTCAAAGCGAAAGGCCCGCGTCCGAGCTGGACGCGGGCCTTTCGCTTGTTGCCTGTTCGGCGGGCTACATGTGGATCGGCTGGCCGATCGCAGCGAGCGCCGCTTCCTTCACCACTTCCGAGAGGGTGGGGTGGGCGTGGATGGTCAGGTCGATCTCCTGGGCGGTGGTCTCGAGGGTCATGCCGAGGCCGACCTCCGCGAGCAGCTCGGTCACCTCGGGGCCCACCATGTGAGCGCCCAGGACCTCGCCGTACTTCGCATCCACGACGACCTTGACGAAGCCCTCGGCGTCGCCGAGCGCCTGTGCCTTGCCGTTGGGGGCGAAGGGGAACTTGCCGATCTTCACCTCGAAGCCGCGCTTCTTGGCCTCGGCCTCGGTGAGACCGATGGAGGCCACCTGGGGCTCCGAGTAGGTGCAGGAGGGGATGCGATCCCAGTTGACCAGCTGAGGCTCGTGGCCCGCGATCTTCTCGACGCAGACGATGCCCATGGCCGAGGCCACGTGCGCGAGCATCACCTTGCCGGTCACGTCACCGATGGCGTAGACGCCGGGCACGTTGGTGCGGCCGTAGTCGTCCACCACGATAGCGCCGCGCTCGGTCTTGATGCCGAGGGCTTCGAGGCCCAGGCCCTCGACGTTGGGCGCCATGCCGATGCCCACG
This genomic window from bacterium contains:
- a CDS encoding FAD-binding protein, producing the protein MKRDALISALVAICGRDAVLHRPEELLAYDCDAFTLERNTPRVVVLPTSTEQVAGVVRLCHAHGIPFVPRGAGTGLSGGCLSPDGGVMIALTRMTRIMNLDVRNRRATVEAGLVNLRLTQASTPDGLCYAPDPSSQMACTIGGNVAENSGGPHTLKYGVTTNHVMGLEVVLPDGEVVCLGGQTDDVVGYDLRGVMVGSEGTFGIVTQAVVRLVPIPPGVRTMLAVFDTVEAASEAVSALIAAGVLPAALEMMDRTIIQAVEASFGLGLPTEAEAVLIVELDGLEAGLARAAQEAVTILQARGATEVRLAKDEAERSRLWLARKKAVGCVGRLAPSKVTQDGVIPRSQLPAILKRIAEIAIRHQVRIANVFHAGDGNLHPIILFDEKDPEQVRRVWSAGQEILEACLDVGGSITGEHGIGVEKRDMMPRMFTEADLEAMARVRDVFNPAGLCNPGKLLPTAKSCVETTRRARPSEATR